The following proteins come from a genomic window of Flavobacteriaceae bacterium MAR_2010_188:
- a CDS encoding cyclic pyranopterin monophosphate synthase subunit MoaC — translation MVDKVLSHIDEEGKANMVDVSNKETTARIAVATANVIFPVAVYKHLQGQNFLGNKGSIFQTAVIAGIQAAKKTSDLIPLCHPLALKKIDVDIQPNPNTNSLQISATVKCIGQTGVEMEALTAASVAALTVYDMTKAISHDIIISDIKLKEKRGGKRDVSN, via the coding sequence TTGGTGGATAAAGTACTATCACATATCGACGAAGAGGGAAAAGCCAATATGGTCGACGTTTCAAACAAGGAAACGACGGCTAGGATTGCAGTTGCTACGGCCAATGTTATTTTTCCGGTTGCTGTCTATAAACATTTGCAAGGTCAAAACTTTTTAGGAAATAAGGGCAGCATCTTTCAAACTGCGGTGATTGCTGGGATACAGGCGGCAAAAAAAACTTCAGATTTAATTCCTTTGTGCCATCCTCTTGCGTTGAAGAAAATTGATGTGGATATTCAACCAAATCCCAATACTAATTCCTTACAAATAAGCGCCACTGTAAAATGCATCGGACAAACCGGAGTAGAGATGGAAGCCCTTACCGCTGCATCTGTTGCCGCACTGACCGTTTACGATATGACCAAAGCCATTAGTCATGATATAATAATATCAGATATTAAGCTTAAGGAAAAACGAGGAGGAAAAAGGGATGTCAGCAACTAA
- a CDS encoding molybdopterin synthase subunit MoaE, producing MLKIIEITDNLDCNEAYNQLSHPESGGMCVFIGSVRQSTQDKEVTSLFFEAYTEMAISQMHEIANEAAEKWNLNSVIMKHAVGKKDVQEPVVLVGASSAHRDACFEACRFLIDTLKKNVPIWKKEFFANSDEVWVTQHP from the coding sequence ATGCTGAAAATAATTGAAATAACCGATAATTTAGATTGTAACGAAGCTTACAATCAACTTTCTCATCCCGAAAGTGGCGGAATGTGCGTTTTTATTGGAAGCGTGCGTCAATCTACCCAAGACAAAGAGGTAACGTCGCTTTTTTTTGAAGCATATACCGAAATGGCAATCAGCCAAATGCATGAAATCGCCAACGAAGCCGCAGAAAAGTGGAATTTAAATTCGGTTATAATGAAACATGCCGTCGGCAAAAAAGATGTGCAAGAACCCGTTGTCTTGGTCGGGGCTTCATCTGCCCATCGCGATGCCTGTTTTGAAGCTTGCCGTTTTCTTATCGATACCCTAAAAAAGAATGTGCCCATTTGGAAGAAAGAATTCTTCGCAAATAGCGACGAAGTTTGGGTCACTCAACATCCATAA
- a CDS encoding molybdopterin synthase catalytic subunit/molybdopterin synthase sulfur carrier subunit, whose amino-acid sequence MKVLFFGISKDIVGQRELSNFVVHNNETVESILERLKADYPDLSKISSLAISVNQKYADITTIVKKNDVIALIPPVSGG is encoded by the coding sequence ATGAAGGTTTTATTTTTTGGTATTAGTAAAGATATCGTTGGGCAGAGAGAACTGTCTAACTTTGTTGTACATAACAATGAAACAGTAGAGAGTATCTTGGAAAGACTCAAGGCGGACTATCCGGACTTGTCAAAAATAAGTTCTCTCGCAATCAGTGTAAACCAGAAATATGCCGATATAACCACGATTGTTAAAAAAAATGATGTTATAGCTTTGATACCACCAGTTAGCGGAGGATAA
- a CDS encoding Murein DD-endopeptidase MepM and murein hydrolase activator NlpD, contain LysM domain, with protein sequence MKNIYQSPYLYSIFLLFFFSCKQVQKVTDIVIQPTEREKYARNFGENDSLYIGWTSEFEIRKGDSLSIDLPYAGQGTFSSYRNEVLSYDFQLQEGERLVLELDRVPDSSKVFVNIYDNSDSKMAGKSELFEGLVKNRRNVLVKKGTNSIYKIVLQPELSIQSEFILKIYTEATYSFPVAGHTSKNTQSFWGASRDGGKRSHEGIDIFAERGTPVVAAVDGRVRKTGEYGLGGKQVWLKEGMFGNSLYYAHLDSIAVETGKSVKIGDTLGFVGNTGNARTTAPHLHFGIYQGYHGAINPFPFIKETEFINIEAETIAISGTIKSPKANIRIGPSTIYAIIITLEEASEVEILSKSNDWYQIVLPSGLRGFIHESLIVEKAEDLSA encoded by the coding sequence ATGAAGAATATCTACCAATCTCCTTACTTATACTCTATTTTTTTACTATTCTTTTTCTCTTGTAAGCAAGTTCAGAAAGTGACGGATATTGTTATACAACCCACGGAAAGGGAAAAGTACGCCAGAAATTTTGGAGAAAATGATTCACTATATATTGGTTGGACTTCTGAATTCGAAATAAGAAAAGGAGATTCACTTTCCATTGATTTACCCTACGCGGGGCAAGGAACATTCTCTAGTTATCGCAACGAAGTTTTAAGCTATGATTTTCAACTTCAAGAAGGAGAACGACTGGTGCTGGAGTTGGATAGAGTTCCTGATTCTTCAAAAGTGTTCGTGAATATTTATGATAATTCTGATTCTAAAATGGCCGGTAAGTCAGAACTGTTTGAAGGATTGGTAAAAAATCGCAGAAACGTTTTGGTCAAGAAAGGAACCAATTCAATCTATAAAATAGTTCTTCAACCAGAACTTAGCATTCAATCTGAATTTATTCTAAAGATTTATACCGAGGCAACCTATTCGTTTCCCGTGGCTGGACACACTTCTAAAAACACCCAAAGTTTTTGGGGAGCCTCGAGAGATGGGGGCAAAAGGTCTCACGAAGGGATAGACATTTTTGCAGAAAGAGGCACGCCTGTTGTAGCAGCAGTCGACGGAAGAGTTAGGAAAACCGGAGAATATGGCTTAGGAGGTAAGCAAGTTTGGTTGAAAGAAGGAATGTTTGGCAACTCATTATATTATGCGCATTTAGATAGTATTGCAGTAGAAACAGGTAAATCTGTCAAAATTGGTGATACTCTAGGTTTTGTTGGCAACACCGGAAATGCCAGAACAACTGCGCCACATTTACATTTCGGTATTTATCAAGGGTACCATGGCGCCATAAATCCTTTTCCTTTTATAAAAGAAACGGAATTTATCAATATCGAAGCAGAAACTATTGCAATTTCGGGTACTATAAAATCACCAAAAGCGAACATCCGGATTGGCCCATCTACCATCTATGCAATTATTATTACTTTAGAAGAAGCTTCGGAAGTCGAAATTCTATCGAAATCGAATGATTGGTATCAAATCGTTTTGCCATCTGGCTTACGAGGATTTATTCATGAATCATTAATTGTCGAAAAAGCTGAAGATTTATCCGCTTAG
- a CDS encoding molybdopterin molybdochelatase, with product MISYEEAHQLVLDSFADFGSEIIAIEESDGRILAEDISADRDFPPFDRVTKDGIAINFEGFQHSKSLKIQEVAAAGDTQKSLIHKNDCIEVMTGAMLPKNTDTVVMYEELTIENNSAKINSSPKKGQNIHKIGSDQKKDAVLIAVGEKISSRTIGVIATVGKTSIAVKKLPQVAIISTGNEIVEIGETPKPHQIRSSNSITLKSLLKMEGIDSQLFHIKDDKEQIRLKLKELIEKYDVVMMSGGVSMGKFDFLPEVFEQIGVEKIFHKVAQRPGKPFWFGKNVSTNTTVFSFPGNPNSTFVNFHLYFKDWLNKCLGQPLSKETVIVGNSFAGLETMHHFPLVSVYNLEGKLFAKKIVTNGSGDMISLSKADGVIKVTPGNNINPGDILEFIPF from the coding sequence ATGATTTCATACGAGGAAGCACATCAGTTGGTTTTGGATTCTTTTGCTGATTTTGGTAGTGAAATAATTGCTATCGAAGAATCGGATGGAAGAATTCTAGCAGAAGATATTTCAGCAGATAGAGACTTTCCTCCTTTTGACCGCGTTACGAAAGACGGTATCGCCATAAATTTTGAAGGTTTTCAGCATTCAAAATCTCTGAAAATTCAAGAAGTTGCAGCAGCTGGAGATACTCAAAAATCTTTAATCCATAAAAATGACTGTATTGAAGTTATGACTGGAGCCATGCTTCCGAAAAACACTGATACGGTTGTGATGTATGAAGAGCTAACCATCGAAAACAATTCAGCTAAGATTAATTCATCTCCGAAAAAAGGACAAAATATCCATAAGATTGGTAGTGATCAAAAGAAAGACGCGGTTCTAATTGCGGTTGGTGAAAAAATTTCCAGTCGTACCATCGGTGTTATAGCCACCGTAGGGAAAACTTCTATAGCTGTAAAAAAACTACCGCAAGTCGCCATAATTTCAACAGGAAATGAAATAGTTGAAATAGGTGAAACCCCAAAACCACATCAAATAAGGTCTTCCAATAGTATCACTTTAAAAAGTCTTTTAAAAATGGAAGGGATTGATTCACAACTGTTTCATATTAAAGATGATAAGGAACAGATTCGACTAAAACTGAAAGAATTAATCGAGAAATATGATGTTGTTATGATGAGCGGTGGCGTATCGATGGGGAAGTTTGACTTTCTACCTGAAGTATTTGAGCAGATTGGCGTAGAAAAAATATTTCATAAAGTTGCGCAACGACCGGGGAAACCATTCTGGTTCGGTAAAAATGTTTCAACCAATACCACGGTTTTTTCATTTCCGGGTAATCCTAATTCCACTTTTGTCAACTTTCATCTTTATTTTAAGGATTGGCTTAACAAATGTTTGGGCCAACCGCTAAGCAAAGAGACCGTAATTGTTGGGAATTCATTTGCTGGCTTAGAAACAATGCACCATTTTCCATTGGTGAGTGTATACAATTTGGAAGGAAAATTGTTCGCCAAGAAAATCGTAACCAACGGTTCAGGGGATATGATAAGTTTATCTAAAGCAGATGGTGTCATTAAAGTTACACCTGGCAATAATATTAATCCCGGTGATATCCTGGAATTTATACCATTTTAA
- a CDS encoding molybdenum cofactor guanylyltransferase, giving the protein MSATKLYGLVLAGGKSTRMGKDKGEIIYHDQPQRLYAYNLLKELCDNVFLSIRPDQLEDFRANYNVVVDENVYRGPFNGIMSSHNQYPEVAWLVLATDLPLLQKQDLKELIDKRNPNKLATAYATKESNLPEPLIAIWEPTALKKSKGFLDSAVGTCPRKFLINNNIQLVYPSNDQVLMNANTVSDFNSAKEKITSS; this is encoded by the coding sequence ATGTCAGCAACTAAATTATATGGCTTAGTACTCGCCGGGGGCAAAAGTACCCGCATGGGAAAGGATAAGGGAGAAATTATATACCACGACCAACCTCAACGTCTTTATGCCTATAATCTTCTAAAGGAGTTATGTGACAATGTTTTTTTGAGCATACGCCCCGATCAGCTTGAAGATTTTCGGGCTAATTATAATGTTGTCGTGGATGAGAATGTTTATAGAGGCCCTTTTAATGGTATTATGAGCTCGCATAACCAATATCCTGAAGTTGCCTGGTTGGTACTAGCGACGGATTTACCACTTCTTCAAAAGCAAGATTTAAAAGAATTAATCGATAAGCGCAACCCTAATAAGTTGGCTACCGCTTATGCAACTAAAGAATCTAACTTACCAGAACCTCTTATCGCAATTTGGGAACCAACCGCCCTCAAAAAATCTAAAGGTTTTTTGGATTCAGCCGTGGGAACTTGCCCAAGGAAGTTTCTAATCAACAACAATATTCAATTAGTTTATCCATCAAACGACCAGGTTCTGATGAATGCCAATACTGTTAGTGACTTTAATTCTGCAAAAGAAAAAATCACTTCCTCGTGA
- a CDS encoding cyclic pyranopterin monophosphate synthase subunit MoaA: protein MLIDNHHREINYLRLAVTDRCNLRCTYCMPENGINFAKKNTLLTIDELIRLSNLMIAEGVDKIRITGGEPFVRKDIMQLLRSLRSNEKLKDLSITTNATLIGPYIEELKEIGIDHINVSLDGVNAESFKHITRRNQFETVYENLIKLVEADFDIKINCVVMNGQNTDQIIPMLKTLTKHYPISVRFLEEMPFNGKGDSYNSIEWNHKRIFQHISESYSEIEKLYSGPTSTSVNYKIPGHLGTFGIIPSFSRTFCGSCNRLRITATGDIITCLYANAYSNVREMLRNHPNSDQAFINEVKTAISQRAKTGIEAEELNKESLNSMTSIGG from the coding sequence ATGCTAATAGACAACCATCATAGAGAAATCAATTATTTAAGGCTTGCGGTAACTGACCGCTGCAATTTGCGTTGTACTTACTGCATGCCCGAAAACGGGATAAATTTTGCCAAAAAGAATACCTTATTAACGATTGACGAACTTATAAGACTTAGCAATTTAATGATTGCGGAAGGCGTCGATAAGATTAGGATTACTGGTGGTGAGCCGTTTGTGAGAAAAGATATTATGCAATTATTAAGGTCTCTTCGCTCTAATGAAAAACTCAAGGATCTAAGTATTACCACTAATGCTACTTTAATCGGGCCTTATATTGAAGAGTTGAAAGAAATAGGAATAGACCATATTAACGTTAGTTTAGATGGTGTAAACGCCGAATCCTTCAAACACATCACACGTAGGAATCAATTTGAAACTGTTTACGAAAACCTAATAAAATTGGTCGAAGCAGATTTCGACATTAAGATAAACTGTGTAGTAATGAATGGTCAAAATACCGATCAAATCATTCCGATGTTAAAAACATTGACGAAGCACTACCCTATTTCAGTAAGATTTTTAGAGGAAATGCCTTTTAACGGAAAAGGAGATTCTTACAACTCCATAGAATGGAATCACAAGAGAATATTTCAACATATTTCAGAGTCCTATTCAGAAATTGAAAAGCTTTACAGCGGACCGACTTCAACTTCGGTTAATTATAAAATACCAGGTCATCTGGGTACTTTTGGCATTATTCCTTCTTTCAGCCGAACTTTTTGTGGTAGTTGCAATAGATTAAGAATTACCGCAACCGGAGATATTATTACTTGTCTTTATGCAAATGCGTATAGCAATGTTCGGGAAATGCTTAGAAATCATCCTAATAGTGATCAAGCTTTTATAAATGAAGTCAAGACCGCAATCAGCCAAAGAGCTAAAACCGGTATTGAAGCTGAAGAATTGAACAAAGAATCCTTAAATTCTATGACAAGCATTGGTGGATAA
- a CDS encoding isoquinoline 1-oxidoreductase, alpha subunit encodes MVTLKINGTSYEIDASNDMPLLWAIRDLVGLTGTKFGCGVAQCGACTVHLNGEAVRSCVTKVERALGQDILTIEGLSADNNHVLQTAWKEFDVPQCGYCQSGQLMSAAVLLKENPSPSDKDIDDAMSGNICRCGTYQRIRQAIHYAADLQHKSASNE; translated from the coding sequence ATGGTGACACTTAAAATAAACGGAACGTCTTATGAGATAGATGCTTCCAATGATATGCCGCTACTCTGGGCAATCAGGGATTTGGTTGGTTTAACCGGAACAAAATTTGGCTGTGGGGTCGCTCAATGTGGCGCTTGCACCGTTCATCTTAATGGTGAAGCCGTGAGGTCTTGCGTTACAAAGGTTGAGCGTGCCTTAGGTCAGGACATTTTAACTATCGAAGGACTTTCTGCAGATAACAATCATGTGTTGCAAACCGCTTGGAAGGAGTTTGATGTTCCTCAATGTGGTTATTGTCAGTCAGGTCAATTAATGTCTGCGGCAGTGTTGCTCAAGGAAAACCCAAGTCCTAGCGATAAAGATATCGACGACGCGATGTCTGGTAATATTTGCCGTTGCGGAACTTATCAACGCATACGACAAGCAATTCACTACGCTGCAGACCTTCAACATAAATCGGCTTCCAATGAATAA